In a genomic window of Helianthus annuus cultivar XRQ/B chromosome 10, HanXRQr2.0-SUNRISE, whole genome shotgun sequence:
- the LOC110870529 gene encoding proline-rich extensin-like protein EPR1, whose amino-acid sequence MASSDSGVSNTIYPMAITSDDKIATDPEVHTSDTTSTDEDDFQTFALPDLGDDLPLADGPQGEDLPLVLIPAPLPFAAVPFEEQPLDTLPDGDIDLLIEGPPEGDQDGGAPMEDDVPLADVPVVDPVVPMVEIPGADDLVVPPFEAPVVEALPDPSISYPLKPEVEFIPVEPAPADLELGVVPEPVFAPDPILVDAPVVAPPVTDAPVVAPPAAEVQVVAPIPDPMPMFNDLAPFATHIDPRYADTRNGWIEDDDYPPFILPVTPPAAPISAPVDIPLIHPHVFDTHRTDLPTTFLHDIPPPRPGEGPSTGPHGHMPPLTAAFPYIPPFAPTTHTAFTSTAPTGEPFMWSSPNVMPLSDPYQPFHVGYTTDDILISLQLQQDALSRRVQELERILYPPPCRCQSPFATPPTPLGLHPDSDVHFLTRDQQIAYLLRVVHALEEDLAHLRRLVLTPPPPPPPPSA is encoded by the exons atggcatcTTCTGATAGTGGAGTGTCCAACACGATCTACCCTATGGCCATTACCTCGGATGACAAGATAGCCACGGACCCGGAGGTTCATACCTCAGACACCACGAGCACCGATGAGGATGACTTTCAGACTTTTGCCCTACCGGACCTCGGAGACGACTTGCCCTTAGCTGATGGTCCACAGGGAGAGGATCTACCCCTTGTCCTGATCCCTGCCCCTCTCCCATTTGCTGCAGTTCCCTTTGAGGAACAGCCTCTCGACACGTTACCTGATGGCGACATCGATCTACTTAtcgagggtcccccggagggTGACCAGGATGGTGGGGCCCCGATGGAGGATGATGTTCCACTTGCTGATGTCCCAGTTGTCGACCCTGTTGTTCCTATGGTTGAGATTCCTGGCGCTGATGACCTTGTTGTGCCACCTTTCGAGGCTCCTGTTGTGGAGGCCTTACCTGATCCATCCATTTCCTACCCGCTGA AGCCTGAGGTCGAATTTATACCTGTTGAGCCTGCTCCAGCTGATCTAGAGCTTGGAGTTGTACCAGAGCCTGTTTTCGCTCCCGACCCTATTCTTGTTGATGCACCAGTCGTCGCACCACCCGTCACTGATGCACCCGTTGTTGCACCACCAGCTGCTGAGGTCCAAGTTGTTGCACCTATACCTGACCCTATGCCAATGTTTAATGACCTTGCACCTTTCGCTACACATATTGATCCGAGATATGCCgacacccgtaacgggtggatTGAGGATGATGACTATCCTCCGTTTATTCTACCCGTCACTCCACCTGCTGCACCTATTTCTGCACCAGTTGATATTCCACTGATCCACCCACACGTATTTGACACTCACCGCACCGACTTACCCACTACATTTCTTCACGACATACCTCCTCCTCGTCCAGGGGAAGGACCTTCTACTGGCCCGCATGGTCACATGCCACCCTTGACCGCAGCTTTTCCATATATACCCCCTTTTGCACCGACTACACACACAGCTTTTACTTCTACAGCACCGACGGGCGAGCCATTCATGTGGTCTTCGCCCAATGTTATGCCTTTATCAGACCCATACCAACCTTTCCATGTGGGATATACCACGGATGATATACTCATATCCTTGCAGTTACAGCAGGATGCGTTAAGCCGACGAGTCCAGGAGCTGGAGAGGATTCTATATCCCCCACCTTGTCGTTGCCAGTCGCCTTTTGCGACACCACCGACTCCTCTCGGACTGCACCCCGATTCCGATGTCCATTTCCTCACCAGGGACCAGCAGATTGCTTATCTACTGCGTGTTGTCCACGCTCTCGAGGAGGATTTGGCACATTTGCGCAGATTAGTTCTcactcctccacctcctcctcccccaccaTCAGCTTAG